The genomic segment GCTTTACAGCTTCTGGTTGATTTATGCTGGAGTTTAGCCACTACCTTTGCAAAGACTTTGTTGCATGGAGTATATTTATCTGACCTTTCTTTGAATAGACAACCCATAGCAGctcataggaaaaaaatgggTCCTCCATGTAGAGAGGTGGCATTTGGATGAGCTGCAGGAATTCTGCAAACTTCTCTGAGTTTGATCCCTTAAGCCTACACAGACCGCCCTACAGCTGGGCTTAACACATCTTGAACTAGTGAGAAGGGGACAGGCATCCTGAGGGTGAATAAATGATGTAAACCTGGAAGTAACTATTTGCTTTAATAAGAATCGGATTTAGGTCACTCCAGATGCAAAAGAGTCACTGGAGATGCCCGTTATTAGTTGGTTTATTCAACCAACTGGATTAACACCAGgcatgggggtggaggagggaggcatGGATTGTGGTCAAGTGAGGAATGACATGCTCAGTTCAGAGGATTTCTTCCTGTGGGGCTTCATTTGCTTAGATAATGAGGCAGATTCCTACCATCCTGCACCCCCCAACCTCCATAGGGTGGGTCATTCAGTGGATCGAACCCTATTTCTTAGGTACACCTTGCTATAAAAGAGTGCTGCTGTTCTCATAAAGCAAACCCAAAGGCAAATGCTATGTGAAGCTCAATCAAATGGGCCCTGCAGGGAAAGGGCCATGGCAAGCTATAGAGTGCACAACCTCCTGGGGTTTCCTCCTGCAGAGCCCCTCCCCACTTACACTTAGTCACAGGCACCAGGCCCAGAACCTGGACCCCCTTGGCTCCAGAACCCCCAAGACTTAGAGAGTTGGTGTTGAATATTACTAGAATAGAGGTAGCACCTTACCCACAGAGGTGGGGTGTAAGGTAGGGGTGGAGAAGATGTTTTGCTCCTTATTTCTCTCCATCAGATTGGAGTACATGTCCCAGGAGCATCTTCAGAAAATGCAAAGCCAAGGTCATAGAGGCCAAATTGCCTCCTACCTACCAACTGGCAGCTTTTCCTTCTGCTGCTATACCGCCTCTCTCCTATGGGTACGCTGCTGGGGAACTAACTATATGACTCTGCCCATGGACTGCCTTTATGGCTCCTAAAGGATCCACTGGCCATTCCAAACTGGGTGGACTGCTTCATTTAAACAAGTCCTTGGTCTAAACTGAGTGCCTTCCCCCAAAGATGCTGAAGAACAATACACTTAAATAGGATACAATAACATAAATATGCCAAAGAAAAAGATGCAGGTGTTCTGTAGAGAGAGGTGTTAGCTGCTGCAAGGACAATTAGGGCCACCACTGGGTGCCCAAGGAGCGCTATCTTGTTAATGGAGATCCTCGCTGAGTTGCTTTCTGAAGTTCCTTTCCAGAAGTGAAATCAAAATCACGCAATTAGAATGTTCACAGTTGGGGCTGGATGTTCTTGAACTGATTGAAGGATGAAGAAGTGGACAAGCCAACATTTCAAAATAGCAATTGTCTCTGTAATTAAATGCAATTAACTGACATAggtatttgcttttctccacatagGACTGATTGAAatgctaaaactttaaaaaaacatactcccacctgttttctctttccatcCTAACCCAAGTTCTCACCGACATATGAAGATTGCCGCAGGTGGTGATTTAGTGCACCACCTCTAACATTGATGCTATAGGGTGAACATATCCAGAAACTTGGGGAGAAATAGAGCTACAGGCTGTTCCATGAACATCATTTCTCCTAAACCCACATACTCTTGCATTTtcacaatagaaaataaatctaaCAATTTTTCCATAGCTGATCTCTAGAGAAGGAGCCGTCGAATGTAAGTCATAACCAAAATGTGGATTCCCAaggtaaagaataaaaatttagttcattagctttttaaaaaaattttttctgattattataaaaaatatgaaatgtgctaaaagaatttttaaaactttcatataattataatatttatataattacataatttttaaaagttaccctCCACGTACagttcttataaaatattggccGTATTCTTCCTCATGTACAacacatccttgagcctatcttacacccaatagtttgtacctcccactgcCTCACCCTTATATtgctccacctccctccccactggtaaccactagtttattctctatatctctccgtctgcttcctttttgttatattcatgctttcactgtatttttagatttcacatataagtgatatcatacagtacttgtctttctctgtctggcttgtttcacttagcagaatgctctccaagtccatccatattgctgcacatattcttttttatggctcaatagtattcctgtgtgtgtgtgtgtgtgtgtgtaccacatcttctaaaagaatttttttttaacttctcataATCTCACCACAGAGAGATAACTaccagatgttttcttttttcctattacaTAGACATACTTTAACTAGTATTGAATGCATGtattaatacattatatatatccTGATTTTTGCTTACAGATATTTTTCTTGCtattaaaaattcataaacattttttgaaatgtccagaaaaatcTCATCATATCTATTTGCCACCATCTACTTGATCATCCTCTCATTATTAGGCATCTAAGTTATTCACAGTATTTTACTATTATAATGGCATAGGGAGGAATATCTTGTTGCAAAAGGCTACCTGTATTTCCGATTTTTCCTTAGGGAGCTTTCTCATAAGtgcaatttcctgggccagagattagaATCATTTTTAACTCTAATTTTCATAAGGCATTTGAGGTCTTGGCATGTACCACCAAATTGCCCCCCAGAAAGGTGACTGATGTATATTTCCATCAGCAGGGTAAGATCTCCTCCACACTGAGTATCATCTCTGCAAGAAAGGTTCAAAAATTCTTCCTAGGGAAAACTCATATTTTTACATCTCATATGGTTCTGGGACAAATAGCAACCAAACTTGGAATTTCTCAGACCTCTGGCTGTGCTTCCCAGCAAAGGGGAGGCCACTGGGGCCAGTACCATGTGGGTGCCCACTGGGTTGTTGAGTTATAGCCATGAGCAACTGGGAAGCAGACCAGCTGCTGCCATCCATGAAGACCTCTACAGATTGGGCTCATCTGTCCCCATGGCACCCACCTCCTTCGCCATCTTTTCCAGCTGTGTTGGCTGAAGATGGACACCAGGTCATCGTAGAGAAGATAGAAGACTGGAATGTGGTGGAGCTCATGGTGAATGGAGAAATTATCTTTCACTGCAACATCAAAGACTTGGAGTTTGGTAAGTCCCTCCACCAGCACTCTTTTGTCTTCTCTGGGgcatttccatttctatttgGAGTGGTCCATGTGTCCTGCCCAGATTCAAACTGGGTTTCTTTCTAAGTTTCAACTTCTTACTCAAAGCCCCGCTTTCTGTGACACATGGATATGGTCATTGTAAACCACACACAGTAAAGTGTTCGATGCCCTGGGCTTCTTCCCAGAGCACTTGAAAAcagaggagggatggagagaaaatgacattttagcTTTAGACTTCAAATGGGATGATGCAAATTTAGGGAtaataggttttgtttttcattttaatgacgTGTGTTTTACTATTATGTGACCTCAAAATGGTTTTTTCCATTTGATTAATCTATCTAGGCTGGCTAAGAAAATTAAGAGTCTATATGCCAGCAGTCCATGGCACCATCAGCTACATTCTAAGGATTCCTTGCCCCAGAGAGCTTCTGGCCTGGCAGGCTGGCATCATGCATGCCTCACTCTGCTCAAAGTAAAGCATTCCCAATCCAGAGTTCCCACAGttgctcagcggtaacaaatccaactggtatccatgaggatgtgggttcgattccaggcctcactcagtgggttaaggatctggtgtttcggtgagctgtggtgtaggtcgaagatgtggctcagatcccgcattgctttagccggtggctacagctctgattcaacccttagcctgggaacttccatatgccacaggtgtggccctaaaaagacaaaaaaaaaaaaagaaagaaagaaagaaagaaaaagaaaaaagaaaagaaaaacacaataaaaaagaaagaaaagaaaagcattcccAATCCACTAATACTCTATGAAAGGCTAGTTAGATACACACACCTGGGACCTTTGGAAATACTCTCCCAATGGAAGCCGTATATATGTCTTATACGACATGACATTGTATATCAAGCTAACCAAAAGATAATTAGTATTTATTTCCCTAGGAGGTGATGGTAAACTAGACCCACTGTGCAAAGAGGCCAGAATAGCTGTATTAAACGCCTACTGATCTCATCAGAACAGGCATCTCAAGTCAACAGAACAGCAGCTGCCTCTGGCCATTCTGCAGTGCAAGCAACAGCTGTCATTCCAGGCCATGAGCGCTGGGCTCAGACAAGCAACACCAACCTGTCCTTCGGCCTGCACAACATAAGTTTCTCACCTGGCAGCAAGGAAATGGGACCcacaaagataataaaaacataCCATTTGCAGCATCTCTCAGTCTTAACCCACAGGGAGAGCCCTCCAATATCAGGTACACAGTGAgctgaaggaaataataaaatgcaatctAAAGACAAAGCGCTATTCCTTCCTAATAACACAAAGTTGCCAGAAGCATCAGAGATTCCACTCTAGAGTAAGCGGAAGAAGGGctaggaagaggtaaaattaaagATAGGAGGGGGATGGTGGGAGGGAGAAGAGTGGGCTTTGAAAATCTGAACCAAAAGTTAATGTCAATATTTGGAAACCTGCCTATTCctacagtttttttctctttttcttgctccCTGTAGAATACTGTTTAATGTATTCATGTACAATTTCCTAAAGGCAAATATTCAATTATTCTCCTTTAAAACAAGAAAGTGATCTGCCTTCTTTTGCCTTAGCCAGTCCAACAGGCTGGTCTGAAGAGGACCCAAAAGAGGCCAGGGCAGAAGAGGAAAGTGGCCCCCTGTCCCTCTGGAGGAAAACACAGCTGGCAAAGCTAAAGGAGGGTCTTAGTCGTGGTCAGCGTCGAACTCAGCCACGTCAAAATGTTCCTTATACTTTCAGGCCTTACGCACCAAGCTGTAGTCTGTATTCTTAGCtgtaaaggaaaggagaagaaagcagaTATTGATCTAATGACGTTTAACGTGAGGTCATGGTAAGAAGGCATCGCAGAAGAAAGATGGACACCTTCACAGAAGACTCTGGGCGCGGCCCCTGCTCCCTGGAGCCCTGCCACACCTGGGGCGCATCCCCTGCGCTCCAGAACTTAAAGGCATCTGGGACTCTCGATGAAATCCCTTGTACAGGTTCCTTCTCGCACATGGTGAAATAGGggatataattttcattttcagtccAAGCTTCATTCAGAGGTTATGAATCACTTAGGACCTTGGAAATATTTGATCATCTTTACTGAGAACCTAAGGCTTAAAACAAGTCTTCCTCCTGTTTTCACACGTCTTTAGTAACCCTGGATTTATCCCTTCTTCTCAAAgaccattttaaattattatttattttcgaATAAACATCTCAtgatcaaaagaaataaactttcattacagtaaaatgaaaaaaaaaatacaagtaaggCTAAAGTAtagatttgataatattttgatttattccAATTAGGGTTTCTTTGATTTATGTTTGAATGTTCATAAAGAACTAGACATACAGAAATGGATTTCACCAATGTGGGATCATCCCATATGTACCcacttaaatgtctttttaaaaaacttaacattTTATGTTGAGCCTCTTGCCATGTAACTAAAACATTTGCTGACTTGTCTAAGCATTCTATCTCTAATCAGGATATTTCTTCCTGCTTGAATGGTGATTTCTACTTTCACTACCAAAATGCATTCCATCTGCATTCACTATGGTAACTTCAGCTCCTCAGGCTCCACAACTCTGATGTTAACTGGTGCAAGGGGTCCAGCCTGCAGCTACCTCGCCTTCTCCCACGCACCCTCCACCCTGGCTTGTATTTGTGCCCTTGGAGCAGCACCCCTGCACGCAACCTGCTCTCCTTACTCCCAAGACTAGAGCAAAATGGTTTGGTAAGGTGAGACTGCACACAAGTCTAAGGAAAAACCAAGCACAGAATGCTTCTGGGAGGTGCCTGTGCCCAGGGATCCAGTGTAGATCAGAGTTACATGATGTGTGAATCAGCATTACTGGAAAAAGTCACAGCGTTATATCTGGGTGGTAGGCTTGGCGAGGtaggtggggtgggtggagggagggggtctGCAGGACtaccatttcttcctttttataaatgttttcagtGATAATATTGATTTTcactttgcgtgtgtgtgtgtgtgtgtgtgtgtgtgtgtgtgtgtgtccagagtAGGAGGGttacttttcaaataaatatttaagataaaatcaAGAATTTAACATGGAGGTCATCTGTCTATATATCCTAGCCCTTTTATGTCATTGATTAAGAAGGGCTCTCTCTTGGGAAACAAAGTAATCACTTTTTGGAATAAAGAAATGTGCTCTCATTCTTCTCCTCCGCCTCCCTCTGtcttacatcttcttaatcataCATCTCCCTGCAGAGAAACAGGAAACGTGGCTTGCTCCCAGTTGAAGGCAAAAAGTACTCCATGCTTCAACAAGCTAGacatttggatgccttttaatgcttttaaaatgccaCTTAATTAAATCACATTTAAGTTTTGTAAGatgtcaaattcatttctttcttattgaAACGTGTAAAGAAAGTGtcttttcagaataaaattagaaggagttcccctcatggagcagaggaaaggaatctgactaggaaccatgaggttgttggttcgatccctggccttgcttagtgggttaagcatccagcgttgccgtgaactgtggtacaTGTCatagattcggctcagatcctgcattgctgtggctgtggtgtaggacagcagctgcaactcccattccacccctagcctgggaacctccatatgcctcgggggtggccctaaaaaaaaaagccaaaaaaaaaagaataaaattagaagcaTAGCACTATCtcagttttttaaagtaatttgggCTTTAAGCTTTTTtcatctagggttttttttttttttttttttgatcacgcccatggtgcccctcccccaccactcctGTCCAGATGAGAAGGATCTGGACTTGTCCTCATCCACGCTGGAAGACACTTCTGAACAAACTTGGACTTCTATTGCTCATCTTTCTCTTTGTACTCGTGAGCCAAGAAGACCCAGGTAGCATTTGGGctacacatataaaaattatgtgcctttctatatgtatctttttcataaAGCCCCACCTTTACATGATAAGGTCTTTTACTTTGGATAAAAACCAGTGCAGGTATTCCCACTTGGCAGAGTGAGTAGGTTCCAGCCATGAGTGGTAGGGCAGGCACACCTCCTCGAGGATCAAATTTTGGCTCTGTTCATCCTGCATACACCTTCCGTAGATTGAGATGATATATTGCCCCTCCCTAGGGGAGCGAGCCTACTGCTAAGTAAACCATTGTTACTGATCTAAGTATGTTTTGAATCGGGAAACCTAGGCTGAGAACCATGGCTATGATTTTTTATTAAGTGcttcttttttggctttgattttaAGCTTAGGTGTGTATTTCTGAGCTGCGATAACTATTATGGTACAAGTTGGTCCCCAGATTTGTTACGGTTTTTCATGCCTTTTAAGTCCTACCACTGACCTAGACCTTATCCtgcacccaaggcaatctgctcCCTCAAACTTCTCACAGTTTCTCCACGCAAACCATGCCTCCCTTTTTGCTGCTTTTCTTGTGCTGTTTTTACTCCCTGGAATGCTCGTGCTGGGTTCCCTGGCAGACGAGCTCCTCCTCAGCTTTCAGGGTCCCACTCACCTATAAGCCCTCTGGAAGACTTCCCTGCCGCCACCTCACTCCTGCCTATAGCACCAGCCATAGCCTCCAGGGGCTTCTGACATGTGGCTTTCCACGCAGAAGATGCTGGCTTGCTGTTCCCTCCACTCCTCTGCATGCTGAGCTCATCAATGAAGACTCTGCTCTTTGTCTGTGTGCTCTGGGTGAGTGGGATCAAGTCTGGCAGCAtattaaagaaaagcacacacacacacacacaaaacatgcaTAGTGTTTGAAACCAGTTAAACAGGGGAAGTTTTGATGAAATTTCATGTGTCACCTTAACACGGGATGCCCAGATATTTGCTTCAACATGACTCTAGGTGTGTTTATGAGGGTATTTCTGCATAAAATTAATACTTGAATCATTCGATTGAGTGACCCAGATTGCCTTCCCTGATTCGGGTGGGCCTCAGTCTAGGGCCTCAATGGAACAAAAGGCAGGGTAAGGGAGAATTCACTCTCTCTGCATGACCTGAGCCAAGACATCTGTCTTCTCCTCTACTCAGACGGCAACTCTACcactggctctcctgggtctccagcctgcagTCACGGGACttagcctccataatcacatAAGCCAATTTCTTAGAATAAATCAATCTCTctgtatataaatacacaaacaGATATAGatgtaaatatagatatagatatagatctcCTTTTGGTTCTGTGTCTCTGGACTCCAGACTGTATCCAGACTGTGGCCTCTCTCAGTCACCAGAGCTCCAATTCCACCATTTTAGCATGAGCCTCCTGGTCCATGATGGCTATGGAGTCATAGCCATCACGTTTGTGTTGCAGGCAGCCAGAACGAGGACGGGGCAAGACAGTTCATTCATACAATGGAAGCCTGTGCATTGCCCCTTCCCTTTAAGAAGAATTCTCAGAACCCCTCATGATCCTCCATTTACATGACCAAACCTCACTACCAAAGGGACAAGGAGATGGAGATGTTTGGCCAAGCAGCAACATGCACTAAAACACCCTATTACCAAAGAAGATGGGAAGAACAGCTCATGGGGGCTATTAGAGGCCTCAGCCATATGCTGGCACAATCATATGCTCACAGGACCTCTCCTATATGTATTAAAGGGGGTCAGTCGTCACCGAAGGCTTATGGTGCCGGGTCTTGTGACAAGCGGAGTGTTGTAGGTCTGAGAACGTTTCTAGGTAGTTTAAAAGCCTTTCTCTCagtatttccttcctcctcctagATACTCAGGCAGgctcatttcaaaatatcaacTCTCCTAAGTTAATCTAAAAATGTAATGTTAGCCCAATTAAAATGTCAACAGAGTCTTTTGGGAAAATTGATTATAAAGTTTATATTGAAATAGAAACAAGCtattgtagtaaaaaaaaattgaatagaaatCTGAATTGAAAGCAGGGGAATGTAGGGTTTGATAAAAGGGTTTTCAAACCAAGAAGAGTGCTCCTTCTAAAAATGtcgttaggagttccctggtggctcagctggttaaggatctgatgttgccactgcattggctctggttattgctgtggtgtgggttcagtccctggccagagaacttctgcatactgtgggtgcaaacagaaaaagagaaaaaaagtcattagacCACTGGATAACTACCTGGAGAAAAAGCTGGATTCCCCTCTAAGCTTATCCTAGAATAAAGTCCCAATGGATCAAATATTTACATGtagtaaataaaatcttaaacttGAAATTTTTTACAAACTTGGAGTGAAGAAGACCTAAGTACAACTCAAAACCCAAAGCCATAGATGAGCAAATGAATACATTTAACTCTAATgcaataagaacaaaaacaattttgcggggtttttaaaaaatgcaaataacatcAAAAGTAAAAATGCAGTTATAGAAAAGCATTTTCAACTCATATCTTTAATCTAGACAGCGTTCCcagaaatcaataagaaagagattaacaacccaacagaaaaaaaggcaaaggacatGGAGAGAcaattcacagaagaggaaatataaaTGGTCCTTAAACAGAGGAAAAGATGTTTAACCTCACTCATAATAAGATCAGTGCAAATTGAAACTGAGATACTAAATCAAAAAATGAGAGAGCATTctatgttggcaaggatgtgggaaaTAGACACCCATGCATTGCTGAACAGCAGTATAAGTTGATAAAATGTCTGCAGAGGAATCTGGCAATATTTGTCAAAAATTTAAAGCATATATCTTTCGATTCACATATTCCTCTTATCCTAAAGATATACATCTTTGCATGTAAACTTCTACATGTACGAAAATTCATTACGGTCTGGCTTGTAATAAGAAAAGATTAGAAGCTGCCCCATATCCATTAACAAGAGATTGGTTAAATGAACCATAGTTCATTCATACAATGGAAGCCTGTGCATTCTGTAAAAAGATGTAGAAGGATTTTTGGAGCACTGTTACAGACCAATTGCTGGGATATATTTAGTAGTGTGTACATATGCactccatatataaaatagactgGTAATAgagacctaccatatagcacagataaatttactcaatactgtgtaataacctatgtgggaagagaatccaaaaaggaacagatctatgtatatgtataactgatttactttgccatATGACTGAAATTAGCACAACtttgcaagtcaactatattccaataaaataaagataaaatattaagaaataaagatgaaaaaagatgtttaagtcaaaaaaaaagcatgaaaatcaTGGTTCCAAAGAATGTACATACTGTTACcattggtgggaaaaaaaaagaacatatgtatttACACTGACTCTGCATAAAATACCAAGAAACAGGAAGTAGGTACCTCTAGACAGGGAGGCTTAGGGTAGCAGAGGGACAGCAGTGAGAGGAAGACTGCTTCACTCGACacacttttatcttttaaatttgtatttaaatttatatgttacctattcaaaaataacatttaaagaaatgaagcagCTGGGTTTAGATTGAGAGAAACTAAATCCTAACAGAGCAGAGAACTGTTGAAGGCATGAGAAACACGTATCAACTGAAAGACACCACCCTGGACTAAAAAGAGAATTTAGTATGTGGAGAAAGCCCCCAAAGTCAGTTACTTCAAGAAATAGTGGAATGGCACATGCAAAAGAGTGAGGTTTGATCCTGACTTCAGCTGTAtccaaaaataattcaaaagggATGAAAGACCTGTAGGTAAGAGCCAAAACTTTcttctcttagaagaaaacacaaaggtAAATCCTCATGACCCTGGAtaaggcaatggtttcttagatatgacaccaaaagcacgagctactgaagaaaaaaaataattattagacaTCATTTGATGATGATTAGACTTCATCAAATTGAAAAACTTTTGTCCTTCAAAGCATAGCATcaagaaagttaaaagacaacctatagggagttcccatcatggcgcagtggttaacgaatccgactaggaaccatgaggttgcgggttcggtccctgcccttgctcagtgggttaacgatccagcattgctgtgagctgtggtgtaggttgcagacacagctcggatcctgcgttgctgtggctctggtgttggccagtggctacagctccgattagacccctagcctgggaacctccatatgccacgggagcggcccaaggaagtagcaaaaagacaaaaaaataaaaaataaaaaaataaaagacaacctatagaaatGGGAGGGGAAAAAACTTTTAATCATATAACTGTGAAagaacttgtatctagaatacatatagaattcttaataaaatatttccttcaataataaaaaaataacatatagaattcttaataaaatatttccttcaataataaaaaaacaaataacatatagaattcttaataaaatatttccttcaataataaaaagacaaataaccaaattttaaaatggacagaggatctgagcagacatttctctaaaaaagatGTGCACATGGCCGACACAAGCACATCATAGGTGTGCAGCATCATAGGCCATCAGGGAAAAGGCAGTAAGAAGCAGGCTGAGAAATCATTCACAcgcattaggatggctattatcacaAAGTCAGTGATTGTTCATGAGGATATAGAGAAATCAGAACCCTTCTCctctgttggtaggaatgtaaagtggtgcagctgctttggaaaatagtctgacagttccttaaaaattaaaacatagaatCACGTGAAATTCCGCTCCTGAGAGATATGAAGGCATATGTTGACACAAAAAGCTGCATGCAAATATTCGTAGCATTTATTTATAAAGGCCAAAAGttgaaaacaaacccaaatgcccattagctgatgagtggataaacaaaatgtggtctatccataAATGAAATATCgttcggccataaaaaggcataaatactgatacatgctacaacatggaagaaccttgaaaacattatgctatgtgaagTAAGCCAATTATAAAATACACTTTATAAAATGCCCATGTGTAGGAAATGTCCAAACAAGCAAATagagagagatagaaagtagacTGGTGGTTGCAGCAGGCCAGGAGTGTGGGTGAAAGGTTGAGGGGGTGACAGAGAATGAGGTATTTCTGGATATGACGAAAATATCCTGTAACTGATTGTGGTAATGTCTATACAAGCCAGTGACTATACTGAAAAACCGCTGAGTTGTATAATTTATTTGAGAGAATTGTATgacatgtaaattatatatctataaaacCGTTACCCCCAAAAAAGTTCCTCCTCCCTCCAAACTATTTgaacatctttaaaaaagaatgagatactatatacatacatatctccATAGGTGCTGGTTTTTTAAAGATGTCACATCATATACATATGAACAATCGCatggtgtgtgtatacacattggCATAGGTAAAAATATGTCAGGAATCTTGCCCAGGGTTACCTGAGAATAAGGCCAAAAGTAAGGGAGAAACCACCCtcttctaattatttatttatttatttatgtctttttagggctgcactcgtggcatatggaggtttccgggccaggggctgagtcggagctgtagctgccagcctacaccacagtcatagcaacagcagatctgagccgcgtctgtgacctacaccacaggtcacagcaacaccagatccttaagccacagagcaaggtcagggatcaaacctgtattctcatggatgctagtcagatttatttccactgagccacgatgggaactccctccccttctaATTTATATGCTTctatattgtttgatttttttaaatgagcatttgctattttattaatatacaaaaaataagaaaaggcaaaaattgaactccagagttcccattgtgtgtcagcaggtta from the Phacochoerus africanus isolate WHEZ1 chromosome 15, ROS_Pafr_v1, whole genome shotgun sequence genome contains:
- the C15H10orf53 gene encoding UPF0728 protein C10orf53 homolog, with the translated sequence MPKNALVVLRYGPYSSVGLPVEHRTYRLEGLLAVLAEDGHQVIVEKIEDWNVVELMVNGEIIFHCNIKDLEFGGDGKLDPLCKEARIAVLNAY